A genome region from Streptomyces sp. S4.7 includes the following:
- a CDS encoding DEAD/DEAH box helicase: MAHDSCHRRTPPIGVVSEVPSAAPPSLVKLEECVIAVHRPPAATPSQITELARCQVLFLPADPARAGRIAFWHPDGAAPPEWPAPADISDSIESTDSAESTDLADSAVPAASVGELTVVGDDVRLRTVAALLLPVRDALPVLTRARASAHASPAAAFWGAASLLALQLAARGKLLPGLSTAGHDAWRAGPLAADDLERVRALAASMPPAAHSVPLDPEATGPLLLADPERLLRQFLDAVADGLVRTPAARIAARSPAFAAPEPRRMPELRGWAADVAAGHDAGVRLSLRVELPGLTAAQEGSSMEGGSTGGDAFGSAPAFRAVLQMHSVSDPTVVADAAEVWAGTGATEATGEAFGPRARMDALLALRRAARAWPPLAPLLSATVPDAIDLADEEVTELLGEASRALAATGVQVHWPKSLARRLTARAVIGPPDDGPGSGPYGNRRDTRHDTLGSGRADEDDTHGNGRPDGGGSGLPSFLSADALLAFNWRFALGDQELTRAELDRLAEATRPVVRLRDQWVLIDPAEARRARESQDRKLTPVDALGAVLTGSTEVDGRRVEVQASGWLEALRDRLADPEGTDQEIGQPAALTATLRDYQLRGLNWLHRMTSLGLGGCLADDMGLGKTITVIALHLHRQTEQSAAGPTLVICPTSLMGNWQREIERFAPGTPVRRFHGASRGLDALADGEFVLTTYGTMRLDARKLAAAEWGMVVADEAQHVKNPYSSTAGQLRTIGAKARVALSGTPVENNLSELWAILDWTTPGLLGKLATFRTRYAQAVEGGDPGAAERLSALVRPFLLRRRKADPGIAPELPPKTETDRAVSLTTEQAGLYEAVVRETLAAISEAGGMERRGLVMKLLTSLKQICNHPAQFLKEDDSARVAGRSGKVELLDELLDTILAEEASVLVFTQYVQMARLLEQHLAARGVPTQFLHGGTPVRQREDMVRRFQEGEVPVFLLSLKAAGTGLNLTRAEHVVHFDRWWNPAVEAQATDRAYRIGQNRAVQVHRMIAEGTIEDRIADMLARKQQLADSVLGAGGEAALTELTDDELADLVELRGSAR; encoded by the coding sequence ATGGCCCATGATTCTTGTCACCGTCGGACGCCACCCATCGGTGTCGTGAGCGAGGTACCCTCGGCCGCTCCACCTTCACTAGTCAAACTTGAGGAATGTGTCATCGCCGTACACAGGCCCCCTGCGGCTACGCCCTCCCAGATCACCGAACTCGCGCGCTGCCAGGTGCTCTTCCTGCCTGCCGACCCGGCCCGTGCCGGCAGGATCGCCTTCTGGCATCCGGACGGCGCCGCTCCGCCCGAGTGGCCCGCCCCGGCGGACATCTCGGACTCGATCGAATCGACGGACTCGGCCGAATCGACAGACCTGGCGGATTCAGCGGTCCCGGCGGCCTCGGTCGGGGAACTGACCGTCGTCGGCGACGACGTGCGGCTCCGTACGGTCGCCGCCCTGCTGCTGCCCGTACGGGACGCCCTGCCCGTACTGACCCGCGCGAGGGCGTCGGCGCACGCCTCGCCCGCCGCGGCCTTCTGGGGAGCGGCGTCGCTGCTCGCCCTGCAACTCGCGGCGCGCGGCAAGCTGTTGCCCGGACTCTCGACGGCCGGCCACGACGCCTGGCGGGCCGGCCCCCTCGCCGCCGACGATCTGGAGCGCGTCCGCGCGCTCGCCGCCTCGATGCCGCCCGCCGCGCACTCCGTACCGCTCGACCCCGAGGCGACCGGTCCGCTCCTGCTCGCCGATCCGGAACGGCTGTTGCGGCAGTTCCTCGACGCGGTCGCCGACGGTCTCGTGCGCACGCCCGCCGCGCGGATCGCGGCGAGATCGCCCGCCTTCGCCGCTCCGGAGCCGCGCCGGATGCCCGAACTGCGCGGCTGGGCCGCCGACGTGGCGGCCGGGCACGACGCGGGCGTACGGCTGTCGCTCCGGGTCGAACTGCCCGGCCTGACCGCCGCGCAGGAAGGCTCTTCCATGGAGGGCGGCTCCACCGGCGGCGACGCGTTCGGATCCGCCCCCGCGTTCCGCGCCGTCCTGCAGATGCACAGCGTCAGCGACCCGACGGTCGTCGCCGACGCCGCCGAGGTGTGGGCCGGCACGGGGGCCACGGAGGCCACGGGCGAGGCGTTCGGCCCCCGGGCCCGGATGGACGCCCTGCTGGCCCTGAGGCGCGCCGCACGTGCCTGGCCACCGCTGGCCCCCCTCCTGTCGGCCACCGTGCCCGACGCGATCGACCTCGCCGACGAAGAGGTCACCGAACTGCTCGGGGAAGCCTCCCGAGCGCTGGCCGCCACCGGTGTCCAGGTGCACTGGCCGAAGTCACTGGCGCGCAGGCTGACGGCGCGCGCCGTCATCGGCCCGCCCGACGACGGGCCGGGCTCCGGCCCGTACGGAAATCGGCGCGACACGCGGCACGACACGCTGGGCTCGGGCCGTGCCGACGAGGACGACACGCACGGGAACGGCCGCCCGGACGGCGGCGGTTCGGGTCTGCCGTCCTTCCTGTCCGCCGACGCGCTGCTCGCCTTCAACTGGCGGTTCGCGCTGGGCGACCAGGAACTCACCCGCGCCGAGCTGGACCGCCTCGCCGAAGCGACCCGCCCCGTCGTTCGACTGCGCGACCAGTGGGTCCTCATCGACCCGGCGGAGGCCAGGCGCGCGCGGGAGAGCCAGGACCGCAAGCTCACGCCCGTCGACGCGCTCGGAGCCGTTCTCACCGGGTCCACCGAGGTGGACGGGCGCCGGGTCGAGGTGCAGGCGTCGGGGTGGCTGGAGGCGCTGCGCGACCGCCTGGCCGACCCGGAGGGCACCGACCAGGAGATCGGCCAGCCGGCGGCTCTCACGGCCACGCTGCGCGACTACCAGCTGCGAGGGCTCAACTGGCTGCACCGGATGACCTCACTCGGTCTCGGTGGCTGTCTCGCCGACGACATGGGGCTCGGCAAGACCATCACGGTCATCGCGCTCCATCTGCACCGCCAGACCGAGCAGTCGGCGGCGGGCCCCACCCTGGTCATCTGCCCGACGTCGCTGATGGGCAACTGGCAGCGCGAGATCGAACGATTCGCACCCGGCACGCCGGTGCGCCGATTCCACGGCGCGTCACGCGGCCTGGACGCCCTCGCGGACGGCGAGTTCGTCCTCACGACCTACGGCACGATGCGGCTGGACGCGCGGAAACTGGCCGCCGCCGAGTGGGGCATGGTCGTCGCCGACGAGGCGCAGCACGTGAAGAATCCGTACTCGTCGACCGCCGGTCAGTTGCGCACCATCGGCGCCAAGGCGCGCGTCGCCCTGTCCGGTACCCCGGTGGAGAACAACCTCTCCGAGCTCTGGGCGATCCTCGACTGGACGACACCGGGTCTCCTCGGCAAGCTCGCCACCTTCCGCACGCGCTACGCGCAGGCGGTCGAGGGTGGTGACCCGGGGGCGGCGGAGCGGCTGTCCGCGCTCGTTCGGCCGTTCCTGCTGCGTCGGCGCAAGGCGGATCCCGGCATCGCGCCCGAGCTGCCTCCGAAGACGGAGACCGACCGCGCGGTGTCGCTCACGACGGAGCAGGCGGGCCTCTACGAGGCCGTCGTACGCGAGACCCTCGCGGCGATCTCGGAGGCCGGCGGCATGGAGCGCCGCGGCCTCGTGATGAAGCTTCTGACGTCGCTCAAGCAGATCTGCAACCATCCCGCGCAGTTCCTCAAGGAGGACGACTCGGCACGTGTGGCAGGGCGTTCGGGCAAGGTGGAACTGCTCGACGAGCTGCTGGACACGATCCTCGCCGAGGAGGCGAGCGTGCTCGTCTTCACGCAGTACGTACAGATGGCGCGCCTGCTCGAACAGCATCTGGCGGCGCGCGGCGTCCCGACGCAGTTCCTGCACGGGGGCACACCGGTGCGCCAGCGCGAGGACATGGTGCGACGGTTCCAGGAGGGCGAAGTGCCCGTCTTCCTGCTGTCGTTGAAGGCGGCGGGCACCGGCCTGAATCTGACCCGCGCGGAGCATGTCGTGCACTTCGACCGCTGGTGGAACCCGGCGGTAGAGGCCCAGGCGACGGACCGCGCGTACCGCATCGGCCAGAACCGGGCCGTGCAGGTGCACCGGATGATCGCCGAGGGCACGATCGAGGACCGGATCGCCGACATGCTGGCGCGCAAACAGCAACTGGCGGACTCCGTCCTCGGCGCCGGCGGCGAGGCGGCCCTGACGGAACTGACGGACGACGAGCTGGCCGATCTGGTCGAGCTGCGAGGGAGTGCGCGATGA
- a CDS encoding methyltransferase domain-containing protein — protein sequence MTHDHTRVQEFFGVRAADWDARFPDDGPAYAAAVAEMGLRPGDSVLDAGCGTGRAPTALRAAVGPRGTVLGADLTREMLAAAVRSGRDEVGALLLADVARLPLRPLCLDAVFAAGLIAHLSEPTTDLRELARVVRPGGRLALFHPVGRAALAARQGRRITPDDLRAEGMLRPLLAGAGWRLLSYVDEDDRFLALSVREG from the coding sequence ATGACCCACGACCACACGCGTGTACAGGAATTCTTCGGGGTCCGGGCGGCGGACTGGGACGCGCGCTTCCCCGACGACGGCCCTGCCTATGCCGCCGCGGTGGCCGAGATGGGGCTGCGTCCCGGCGACAGCGTCCTGGACGCGGGCTGCGGCACCGGCAGGGCACCGACCGCCCTCCGGGCCGCCGTGGGGCCACGGGGCACCGTGCTGGGGGCCGACCTCACCCGCGAGATGCTCGCGGCGGCCGTACGGAGCGGTCGCGACGAGGTCGGTGCTCTGCTGCTCGCCGATGTGGCGCGTCTGCCGCTGCGCCCGCTCTGCCTGGACGCGGTCTTCGCCGCCGGGCTGATCGCCCATCTGTCGGAGCCCACCACGGATCTGCGGGAGCTGGCCAGGGTCGTACGGCCCGGTGGGCGGCTGGCGCTCTTCCACCCCGTCGGGCGGGCCGCGCTGGCCGCCCGGCAGGGCCGGCGGATCACACCGGACGATCTCCGTGCCGAGGGCATGCTCCGTCCGCTGCTCGCGGGGGCGGGCTGGCGGCTGCTGTCGTACGTGGACGAGGACGACCGTTTCCTCGCGCTCTCGGTACGGGAGGGCTGA
- a CDS encoding acyl-CoA desaturase, with protein sequence MPQAPAAVAETTTPGPAAARTGGSDFAPLLRTVREQGLLERRTAWYARGIAVNLLGFAAVVTGMVLIGASWWALLLAPPLALLSARMSFVAHDAGHAQICATRGRNRLVQLLHANLLLGMSQDWWNDKHNRHHANPNHLEKDPDVGADILVFAQHQTEGRKGLRRWLTRHQAVAFFPLTTLEGIALKVYGFRSVFSRGVSRQSPRERLLEGSLLITHVVAYLALLFTTLSVGQAVVFLLIHQMMYGLHLGMAFAPNHKGMKIPTEEEFASWGHLRRQTLTSRNIRGGFFTDWFLGGLNYQIEHHLFPSMPRPHLKLAQPLVRAHCREMDVSYVETGLVDSYRQALVHLHEVGAPLRAGA encoded by the coding sequence ATGCCCCAGGCCCCCGCAGCAGTCGCGGAGACCACCACCCCAGGCCCCGCCGCCGCCCGCACGGGCGGCAGCGACTTCGCGCCCCTTCTGCGGACGGTCAGGGAGCAGGGCCTCCTCGAACGGCGAACCGCCTGGTACGCCCGCGGTATCGCCGTCAACCTGCTCGGGTTCGCCGCGGTCGTGACCGGCATGGTGCTGATCGGAGCGTCCTGGTGGGCGCTCCTCCTGGCTCCGCCGCTGGCGCTCCTTTCGGCCCGGATGTCGTTCGTCGCGCACGACGCGGGGCACGCCCAGATATGCGCCACCCGCGGACGGAACCGGCTCGTCCAGCTTCTCCACGCCAATCTTCTGCTCGGAATGAGCCAGGACTGGTGGAACGACAAGCACAACCGACACCACGCCAACCCCAACCACCTGGAGAAGGACCCGGACGTCGGTGCCGACATCCTCGTCTTCGCCCAGCACCAGACCGAGGGCCGCAAGGGTCTGCGCCGCTGGCTCACCCGCCACCAGGCCGTGGCGTTCTTCCCGCTGACGACCCTGGAGGGCATCGCCCTCAAGGTCTACGGATTCCGGAGCGTCTTCTCCCGCGGCGTCAGCCGCCAGAGCCCGCGTGAGCGCCTCCTCGAGGGCTCGCTGCTCATCACGCACGTGGTCGCCTACCTCGCGCTGCTCTTCACGACGCTCAGCGTCGGCCAGGCCGTCGTCTTCCTGCTGATCCACCAGATGATGTACGGCCTTCACCTGGGCATGGCCTTCGCCCCGAACCACAAGGGCATGAAGATCCCCACCGAGGAGGAGTTCGCGAGCTGGGGACATCTGCGCCGGCAGACCCTCACCTCCCGCAACATCCGGGGTGGCTTCTTCACCGACTGGTTCCTCGGTGGCCTGAACTACCAGATCGAACACCACCTCTTCCCGAGCATGCCGCGTCCCCACCTGAAGCTCGCCCAGCCGCTGGTGCGCGCGCACTGCCGCGAGATGGACGTCTCCTATGTGGAGACGGGCCTGGTCGACTCGTACCGGCAGGCGCTCGTACATCTGCACGAGGTCGGAGCGCCGCTGCGCGCCGGGGCCTGA
- a CDS encoding NADP-dependent succinic semialdehyde dehydrogenase, translated as MPIATVDPATGETLKTFDALGSDEIERRLAVAAAAFEQHRTTDFGHRAALLNRAADLLDEDRDDIARTMTTEMGKPIGAARAEAAKCAKSMRWYARHAPGLLADEHPSAADVQDSGAARAYVRYRPLGVVLAVMPWNFPLWQVVRFAAPALMAGNVGLLKHASNVPQTALYLGDLFRRAGFPEGCFQTLLVGSDAIEGILRDRRVAAATLTGSEPAGRSVAAIAGDEVKPTVLELGGSDPYIVMPSADIDRAARAAVTARVQNNGQSCIAAKRFIVHADVYDAFGERFVAGMRKLTVGDPMDESTDVGPLASEQGRADLEELVGDAVNRGATARCGGRRPDGLAGGWYYEPTVLTDVSPDMRIHHEEAFGPVATLYRVSDLDEAVSVANDTPFGLSSNVWTRDDEDVRRCVRDLQAGGVFFNGMTASHPALPFGGVKRSGYGRELSDHGIREFCNITTVWHGAEPDRNG; from the coding sequence ATGCCCATCGCCACGGTCGATCCCGCCACCGGCGAGACCCTGAAGACGTTCGACGCCCTGGGGTCCGACGAGATCGAGCGGCGGCTGGCCGTGGCCGCCGCCGCGTTCGAACAGCACCGCACCACGGACTTCGGCCACCGGGCCGCGCTGCTGAACCGCGCCGCCGACCTCCTCGATGAGGACCGGGACGACATCGCCCGCACCATGACCACCGAGATGGGCAAGCCGATCGGCGCGGCACGCGCGGAGGCGGCGAAATGCGCCAAGTCGATGCGCTGGTACGCGCGCCACGCGCCGGGACTCCTCGCCGACGAGCACCCGTCGGCCGCCGACGTCCAGGACTCGGGCGCCGCACGCGCGTATGTCCGCTACCGCCCGCTGGGCGTCGTGCTGGCGGTCATGCCGTGGAACTTCCCGCTCTGGCAGGTCGTACGATTCGCCGCCCCCGCGCTCATGGCGGGCAATGTGGGCCTGCTCAAACACGCGTCGAACGTCCCTCAGACCGCCTTGTATCTGGGCGACCTCTTCAGGAGGGCGGGTTTCCCCGAGGGCTGCTTCCAGACGCTGCTCGTGGGGTCCGACGCGATCGAGGGCATCCTGCGTGACCGCCGGGTGGCCGCGGCGACCCTGACGGGCAGTGAGCCGGCCGGGCGCTCCGTGGCCGCGATCGCCGGTGACGAGGTGAAGCCGACCGTGCTCGAACTCGGCGGCAGCGACCCGTACATCGTGATGCCGTCGGCCGACATCGACCGCGCCGCGCGGGCCGCCGTGACGGCCCGGGTGCAGAACAACGGCCAGTCCTGCATCGCGGCCAAGCGCTTCATCGTGCACGCCGACGTCTACGACGCCTTCGGTGAACGATTCGTCGCCGGGATGCGGAAGCTGACCGTCGGCGACCCGATGGACGAGTCGACCGATGTCGGCCCGCTGGCGAGCGAACAGGGCCGGGCCGACCTCGAGGAGTTGGTCGGCGACGCGGTCAACCGCGGTGCCACCGCCCGCTGCGGCGGGCGCCGCCCCGACGGACTGGCCGGCGGCTGGTACTACGAACCCACCGTCCTCACGGATGTCTCCCCCGACATGCGCATCCACCACGAAGAGGCGTTCGGCCCCGTCGCCACCCTGTACCGGGTATCCGATCTCGACGAGGCGGTGAGCGTCGCCAACGACACCCCGTTCGGCCTGAGTTCCAACGTATGGACGCGCGACGACGAGGACGTGCGGCGTTGCGTACGCGATCTCCAGGCCGGCGGTGTCTTCTTCAACGGCATGACCGCGTCCCATCCCGCGCTTCCCTTCGGCGGCGTCAAGCGCTCCGGGTACGGACGGGAGCTGTCGGACCACGGGATCCGTGAGTTCTGCAACATCACGACCGTGTGGCACGGCGCCGAACCGGACCGCAACGGCTGA